In the Campylobacter sp. RM6914 genome, one interval contains:
- the mnmH gene encoding tRNA 2-selenouridine(34) synthase MnmH, whose protein sequence is MPLSELEINPWLEKKNEFEILIDARSPHEYAYSHIKNAQNLYALNDKEHHEIGCIYKENRSLAKVLGAKYISENLQNIIDKVYDSCKVGSVVGIYCAKGGMRSASIATVLSMIGYRVVRLNGGYKSFRAHVRQVLESKVDTKFITLFGNTGCFKTKLIKALSPSINLENIANHLGSVFGEINGAQPSQKAFEDELFFELNRLKGKVCFAEGESRKIGSLTLPATLHEALRSGVCVEVKASLSRRIECIMQDYQNVDDKYFYACMSKISPFIKTKAKQEAIEAFERNDIAKVSEILLTKYYDKVYKKAAKIDISINSDNFDEALLRLNEIREEVLRGEFPRK, encoded by the coding sequence GTGCCATTATCTGAACTTGAAATAAATCCGTGGTTGGAGAAAAAAAACGAATTTGAAATTTTAATCGACGCCAGAAGCCCACATGAGTATGCATATTCTCATATAAAAAATGCACAAAATTTATATGCGCTAAACGATAAAGAACATCACGAAATAGGCTGCATATACAAAGAAAACAGATCTTTAGCAAAAGTTCTTGGTGCAAAATACATATCCGAAAATTTGCAAAATATCATAGATAAGGTTTATGATAGCTGTAAGGTTGGCTCAGTTGTTGGGATATACTGCGCAAAGGGAGGCATGAGATCAGCCTCGATAGCAACCGTTCTTAGCATGATAGGATATAGAGTTGTTAGGCTAAACGGTGGATATAAAAGTTTTAGGGCACATGTAAGACAGGTACTAGAGTCGAAGGTTGATACTAAATTTATAACACTTTTTGGCAATACTGGTTGCTTTAAAACCAAACTCATAAAGGCGCTTTCTCCGTCTATAAACTTAGAAAATATAGCAAATCATTTAGGTTCGGTTTTTGGCGAGATAAACGGGGCTCAGCCAAGCCAAAAAGCATTTGAGGATGAATTGTTTTTTGAGCTTAATAGGCTAAAAGGTAAAGTTTGTTTTGCTGAAGGAGAGAGTAGAAAGATAGGCTCGCTTACTCTTCCTGCTACTTTACATGAAGCTTTAAGAAGCGGTGTTTGTGTTGAAGTAAAGGCTAGCTTATCGCGCAGGATAGAGTGCATAATGCAAGATTATCAAAACGTGGATGATAAATATTTTTATGCTTGCATGAGCAAAATTTCTCCTTTTATAAAAACAAAGGCAAAACAAGAAGCCATAGAGGCATTTGAGCGTAACGATATAGCAAAAGTTAGTGAAATTTTACTAACAAAATACTACGATAAGGTCTATAAAAAAGCAGCAAAGATAGATATTAGTATAAATTCTGATAATTTTGACGAAGCACTTTTAAGGCTTAATGAGATAAGGGAAGAGGTTTTACGAGGAGAATTTCCTCGTAAATGA
- a CDS encoding Ppx/GppA phosphatase family protein, which translates to MIIAIDLGSNTFRLNLMQNLNGKYEIIDTFERIVGSARGLKRSGKISNEAKGDIFKAIAQAKEKFDFDKINHIAVATQAFRVASNADEIFKEIEQKFNVKFKIISGEAEAKLTFLGVKEALNGLGMDTKNSVFIDLGGGSSEISNGDKFKSFEFGIITFCDQFDNDISLMRKKVATTTKEAKEFLAKFDKKHIILTSGVPTTMAALKLGMGYDDYDKSRVNGYRLFKDDFDGLMCEILKFDNEKADKLLGKNRKMPMLGGMLLLKELLCNEKAELVVIDDGLREGVGVAYFNKSLDEILKF; encoded by the coding sequence ATGATAATAGCCATAGACCTTGGCTCAAATACTTTTCGTCTAAATTTAATGCAAAATTTAAATGGAAAATATGAAATCATCGATACTTTTGAGCGTATAGTAGGATCTGCAAGAGGACTAAAAAGAAGCGGTAAGATATCAAATGAAGCAAAAGGGGATATATTTAAAGCTATAGCACAGGCAAAAGAGAAATTTGACTTTGATAAAATAAACCACATAGCTGTTGCCACGCAGGCATTTAGAGTGGCTAGTAACGCGGATGAAATTTTTAAGGAGATAGAGCAAAAATTTAATGTCAAATTTAAAATAATAAGCGGCGAAGCCGAAGCAAAACTTACATTTTTAGGTGTTAAAGAGGCGCTTAATGGGCTTGGCATGGATACCAAGAACTCTGTTTTTATAGATCTTGGAGGCGGAAGTAGCGAGATAAGTAATGGAGATAAATTTAAAAGCTTTGAGTTTGGTATCATCACTTTTTGCGATCAGTTTGACAATGATATCTCTTTAATGAGAAAAAAAGTTGCAACTACCACCAAAGAAGCTAAAGAATTTCTAGCTAAATTTGATAAAAAACATATCATTTTAACATCAGGTGTGCCGACAACTATGGCAGCGTTAAAGCTTGGTATGGGTTATGATGATTATGACAAAAGTAGAGTAAACGGATACAGGTTGTTTAAGGATGATTTTGATGGGCTGATGTGTGAAATTTTAAAATTTGATAACGAAAAAGCCGATAAACTCCTGGGTAAAAATCGTAAAATGCCGATGCTTGGTGGTATGCTTTTGTTAAAAGAACTTTTGTGTAACGAAAAAGCCGAGCTTGTTGTCATAGATGATGGTCTTAGAGAGGGTGTCGGGGTGGCGTATTTTAATAAAAGCCTAGATGAAATTTTAAAATTTTAG
- a CDS encoding HIT family protein: MEHLCAPWRSEYFGSKPDGCVFCNIINHPENDDKAGVLFRAKYCFGIMNLYPYTPGHFMVIPLKHTDKIEDLQDNTWLEMSRFVREGVKILKNELHAEGVNIGMNLGAAAGAGIAEHVHYHLVPRWSRDTNFITTISDVRVNGVPFHPLFEKLKKAFSAII, from the coding sequence ATGGAGCATCTTTGTGCACCATGGAGAAGTGAGTATTTTGGCTCAAAGCCCGACGGATGTGTCTTTTGTAATATCATAAATCATCCAGAAAATGATGATAAGGCGGGAGTTTTATTTCGAGCGAAGTATTGTTTTGGGATAATGAATCTCTATCCGTATACCCCCGGTCATTTTATGGTTATACCACTTAAACACACGGATAAGATAGAGGACTTGCAAGACAATACTTGGCTTGAGATGAGCCGTTTTGTAAGAGAGGGTGTTAAAATTTTAAAAAATGAGCTTCATGCAGAAGGCGTAAACATAGGCATGAATTTAGGCGCTGCAGCCGGTGCAGGGATAGCCGAGCACGTGCATTATCATCTAGTTCCTAGATGGAGTAGGGATACAAATTTTATAACTACGATATCTGATGTTAGAGTAAATGGGGTTCCGTTTCATCCTCTTTTTGAAAAGTTAAAAAAGGCATTTAGTGCCATTATCTGA
- a CDS encoding GatB/YqeY domain-containing protein, producing the protein MSIREKILSDVKEAMKAKNEFLRDTLRTINAAIKQVEVDNRIEMTDEVVLPILQKEIKKRQDSIELYIKGAREELAKKEQEEIDVISKYLPQQLSDDELETVIRTIIIKLGASSVKDLGAVMKDAKEQIGAKAETKRISEVAKRLLS; encoded by the coding sequence ATGAGCATAAGAGAAAAAATTTTATCTGATGTTAAAGAGGCCATGAAGGCTAAAAATGAATTTTTAAGAGATACGTTGCGCACTATAAATGCTGCTATAAAACAAGTCGAAGTCGACAATCGTATAGAAATGACCGACGAAGTAGTGTTACCGATACTTCAAAAAGAGATCAAGAAAAGACAAGATTCTATAGAGCTATATATAAAAGGTGCTCGCGAGGAGCTTGCCAAAAAAGAGCAAGAAGAGATAGATGTGATATCAAAGTACCTACCGCAACAATTAAGCGATGATGAGCTTGAAACAGTGATAAGAACCATTATAATAAAGCTTGGTGCTAGTAGCGTTAAAGATCTTGGCGCTGTAATGAAAGATGCTAAAGAGCAAATAGGGGCAAAAGCCGAAACAAAACGTATAAGCGAAGTTGCAAAAAGGCTTTTGTCATAA
- the trpC gene encoding indole-3-glycerol phosphate synthase TrpC encodes MILDEIINKTQEDLEERKKKYKMEWLERAYSANPYAPRDVISALKSTKGEPLRIIAEVKKASPSKGIIREDFTPLSIAKEYETANVNAISVLTEPHWFKGNVEYLTQIRRYTSTPLLRKDFIVDKYQLLEALIFGADFALLIVKALSLTKLKELMEYAKGIGLEILVEVHDMKDLEKALEVGAKIIGINHRNLDTFTMDMGLCEKLVPVILNASKDKVIVAESGLESHEQLMELNKIGVDAFLIGEHFMRKKSIAEAVISIKGGM; translated from the coding sequence ATGATACTTGACGAGATCATAAACAAAACGCAAGAGGATCTTGAAGAACGAAAGAAGAAGTATAAAATGGAGTGGTTGGAACGCGCTTACAGCGCTAATCCTTATGCTCCAAGAGATGTTATATCTGCGCTAAAAAGCACAAAAGGCGAACCTCTTAGAATCATTGCTGAAGTAAAAAAAGCAAGCCCTAGCAAGGGCATAATCAGAGAGGATTTCACTCCGTTAAGTATAGCAAAAGAGTATGAGACCGCAAATGTTAATGCTATAAGCGTTTTAACCGAACCTCATTGGTTTAAGGGTAATGTTGAGTATTTAACGCAAATAAGACGATATACATCAACGCCCCTACTTAGAAAAGATTTTATCGTAGACAAATATCAACTTTTAGAAGCATTGATATTTGGTGCGGATTTTGCTTTACTTATAGTAAAAGCGCTAAGTTTGACCAAGCTAAAAGAGCTTATGGAGTATGCAAAAGGCATAGGACTTGAAATTTTAGTCGAAGTGCATGACATGAAAGATCTTGAAAAAGCCTTAGAAGTTGGAGCAAAGATAATTGGTATAAATCATAGAAATTTAGACACATTTACCATGGATATGGGGCTTTGCGAAAAGCTTGTGCCTGTTATCTTAAACGCTTCAAAAGACAAGGTTATAGTTGCGGAAAGTGGGCTTGAGAGCCACGAACAACTTATGGAGCTAAATAAAATCGGTGTTGACGCGTTTTTGATAGGAGAACATTTTATGCGTAAGAAAAGTATCGCTGAGGCTGTAATATCAATAAAAGGAGGTATGTGA
- a CDS encoding YkgJ family cysteine cluster protein: protein MKQDGFEWEFDPSFCEECGGKCCTGESGYIWIDEGESRLLAEHLGLNEDEFKEKFLIKVGKKFSIKEKSHEDGYACVFFDEINKNCSIYEFRPSQCRSFPFWDYFRKNLRELERECIGVKFL from the coding sequence ATGAAGCAAGATGGTTTTGAGTGGGAATTTGACCCTAGTTTTTGTGAAGAGTGTGGCGGCAAATGCTGCACTGGCGAGAGTGGATATATCTGGATAGATGAGGGCGAAAGTAGACTTTTAGCTGAGCATTTGGGGCTAAATGAAGATGAATTTAAAGAAAAATTTCTAATAAAAGTCGGTAAAAAATTTAGCATAAAAGAAAAAAGTCATGAAGATGGATATGCTTGTGTGTTTTTTGATGAGATAAATAAAAATTGTTCTATTTACGAGTTTCGTCCATCACAGTGTAGAAGTTTTCCGTTTTGGGACTATTTCAGAAAAAATTTAAGAGAGTTAGAGAGAGAATGTATTGGCGTAAAATTTTTATAA
- a CDS encoding tetratricopeptide repeat protein: MYWRKIFITASLFFAIFITNINADDELNLSILQALTLQNDGNIENSIVIYEELFEKTKQVAYLKEALKLAYASSSPKLKELLKKSEVSLKDDSEFIRIKVADMVNAKQFSYARNIMRDLVAKEPNVRNILILGTICMLQNDSITALRYFEEAYNLDKNEETLLRIVDVLINQLEKPQDALSYLQRYKDEFGCTIKICETMSDLYLQTQNFTKMVEICEELYAISQNKNYLEKALQIFIYDKNYKAAAEFLKKYSYNDTVLMEIYATMKSYGDAYVLAVKIYNDTRDLEFLARAAVFEYEMYDKHEQKQLESVMDKFEASVVKLDKEIYLNYYGYLLIDHDVDVKKGISLVKRALEISPDSPYYQDSLAWGYYKLGDCKKAKEIMLKAMQDFEFKNTKEAKEHLNLIEKCIKKSNKGSKK, from the coding sequence ATGTATTGGCGTAAAATTTTTATAACCGCTTCTTTGTTTTTTGCTATTTTTATTACAAATATAAACGCCGATGACGAGTTAAATTTAAGCATACTGCAAGCACTTACACTGCAAAATGATGGCAACATAGAAAATTCTATCGTTATATATGAGGAGCTTTTTGAAAAAACCAAGCAAGTTGCTTACTTAAAAGAGGCGTTAAAGCTAGCCTATGCGTCAAGCAGTCCAAAGCTTAAAGAGCTTTTGAAAAAAAGCGAGGTTTCACTTAAGGATGATAGTGAATTTATACGTATCAAGGTTGCTGATATGGTAAACGCAAAACAGTTTTCATATGCCAGAAATATCATGAGGGATTTGGTCGCAAAAGAGCCAAACGTAAGAAATATCTTGATCTTAGGCACGATATGTATGCTACAAAACGATAGCATAACGGCGTTAAGGTATTTTGAAGAAGCTTATAATTTAGATAAAAATGAAGAAACGCTATTGCGTATAGTCGATGTTTTGATAAATCAACTTGAAAAGCCACAAGATGCACTTTCGTATTTGCAACGATACAAGGATGAGTTTGGTTGCACGATAAAAATTTGTGAAACGATGTCTGATTTATATTTGCAAACACAAAATTTTACCAAGATGGTAGAAATTTGCGAAGAACTTTATGCTATCAGCCAGAATAAAAATTATCTTGAAAAGGCACTGCAAATTTTCATTTACGATAAAAATTATAAAGCCGCTGCTGAGTTTTTGAAAAAATATAGCTATAATGATACAGTCTTAATGGAAATTTACGCTACCATGAAAAGCTATGGTGATGCTTATGTCCTTGCCGTTAAAATTTATAATGATACTAGGGATCTTGAATTTTTAGCAAGGGCTGCTGTTTTTGAGTATGAGATGTATGACAAACACGAGCAAAAACAACTTGAAAGCGTAATGGATAAATTTGAAGCAAGTGTGGTTAAGCTTGATAAAGAAATTTATCTAAACTACTACGGGTATTTGCTCATAGATCATGATGTGGACGTAAAAAAGGGTATAAGTCTTGTAAAAAGAGCTCTTGAAATTTCACCTGATTCTCCGTATTATCAAGACTCTCTTGCATGGGGATATTATAAGCTTGGTGACTGCAAAAAAGCAAAAGAGATAATGCTAAAGGCTATGCAGGACTTTGAATTTAAAAATACAAAAGAGGCAAAAGAGCATTTAAATTTAATAGAAAAGTGCATTAAGAAATCAAACAAAGGGTCTAAAAAATGA
- a CDS encoding inorganic phosphate transporter encodes MSRENLLALFIFAICSGGFFIWGYQYIPTNHFFLFSIASIFGIFMAFNIGGNDVANSFGTSVGAKTLTLKQALIIAAIFELSGAIFAGSEVTATIRNGIIKFPEDGMNPMKFVAIMTSALLSSGLWLFYATKRGLPVSTTHSIVGGIVGAGVIMGYTTYGSQEALGMISWKGIGSIVFSWVISPLLGGAVSYVIYKYIKRKILEPTHELKLSLKALKNERKAYKEEFIRSLKSLPKDVQISTITRMAMIDEDDIENNGYSEYKSNIKKMKEREKALDTFSAMKKHIPFIASFAAMVISGMMLFKGLKHLNLTVSTIQTIWIIFVIGALAYLASFAIINVMNKNDSEKSINRIFSWFQIFTASSFAFSHGANDIANAVGPFAAILDVLKTGTINEASPIPSVAMVTFGIALVIGLWFLGKEVITTIGSKLAEILPATGFSAELAASLVILLATKLGIPVSSTHILIGAVLGIGIVNNNANWSMVKPILLAWVITLPTAAVSSAVIYIGLENILGL; translated from the coding sequence TTGTCAAGGGAAAATTTATTAGCTTTGTTTATATTTGCCATCTGTAGTGGCGGCTTTTTTATATGGGGGTATCAATACATCCCGACAAATCACTTCTTTTTATTTTCCATAGCAAGTATTTTTGGTATTTTCATGGCATTTAACATCGGTGGAAACGATGTGGCAAATAGCTTTGGAACAAGCGTTGGGGCAAAAACTCTAACGCTAAAACAAGCTCTTATTATCGCAGCTATTTTTGAGCTAAGTGGCGCGATATTTGCAGGTTCGGAAGTTACGGCAACCATTAGAAACGGCATAATAAAATTCCCAGAAGATGGGATGAATCCCATGAAATTCGTAGCGATAATGACCTCTGCTCTTTTAAGCTCCGGACTTTGGCTTTTTTACGCTACAAAAAGAGGACTTCCTGTTTCAACCACACACTCTATCGTAGGCGGTATCGTAGGAGCCGGTGTGATCATGGGGTACACAACATACGGGAGTCAAGAGGCGCTTGGCATGATCTCTTGGAAAGGCATAGGAAGCATAGTCTTTAGCTGGGTGATCTCTCCGCTACTTGGTGGCGCAGTATCTTATGTGATCTATAAATACATAAAAAGAAAGATCTTGGAGCCAACACATGAGCTAAAGTTATCTTTAAAAGCACTAAAAAACGAGCGAAAGGCATACAAAGAAGAATTTATAAGATCGCTTAAAAGCCTTCCTAAAGATGTGCAAATTTCAACCATAACAAGAATGGCAATGATCGATGAAGACGACATAGAAAACAACGGATATAGCGAATACAAATCAAACATCAAAAAGATGAAAGAGCGCGAAAAAGCCCTTGATACATTTAGCGCAATGAAAAAACACATACCTTTTATAGCAAGCTTTGCCGCTATGGTGATATCAGGCATGATGTTATTTAAGGGTCTTAAACACTTAAATTTAACAGTTAGCACGATCCAGACGATATGGATTATATTTGTTATAGGCGCGTTAGCTTATCTTGCCAGCTTTGCCATCATAAATGTCATGAACAAGAACGATAGCGAAAAAAGCATAAACAGGATATTTTCTTGGTTTCAAATTTTTACCGCATCATCTTTTGCTTTTTCTCACGGCGCAAACGATATTGCAAACGCGGTAGGCCCATTTGCCGCTATACTTGATGTATTAAAAACAGGCACAATAAATGAAGCCTCACCTATACCTAGCGTAGCTATGGTTACCTTTGGTATAGCTCTTGTTATAGGGCTTTGGTTTTTAGGCAAAGAGGTTATTACTACAATAGGCTCAAAACTAGCCGAGATACTTCCTGCTACAGGATTTAGTGCAGAGCTTGCGGCCAGCCTTGTAATACTACTGGCAACCAAGCTTGGCATACCGGTAAGTTCTACACATATACTTATCGGGGCAGTGCTTGGTATCGGCATAGTAAATAACAATGCAAACTGGAGCATGGTAAAACCTATACTTCTTGCATGGGTTATCACCCTGCCTACGGCAGCTGTATCATCGGCTGTTATTTATATTGGATTAGAAAATATCTTAGGTCTTTAA
- a CDS encoding tRNA1(Val) (adenine(37)-N6)-methyltransferase, with amino-acid sequence MILSQLKDGYRYNSDTLMLYGFICENLNPWFKGRVLDVGCGCGILGLLLKRDFSGMQLSLLDVQEINLDISRKNAAENFLEIKTIMADFNTFKDGNKFELIVSNPPFYHEGVKQSQNKHTAISRYASFLGLREFLYSANQNLKSNAELIFCYDAICLNEIFTLLDEFKIKPICVKFVHSKEQSCANLVLIRAKKGSRSKCKILPPIILMKDGSYSKEANEIFKKADTKSKGYE; translated from the coding sequence ATGATCCTTTCTCAGCTTAAAGACGGATATAGATATAACTCCGATACGCTTATGCTTTATGGGTTTATTTGTGAGAATTTAAATCCATGGTTTAAAGGCAGGGTGCTTGATGTTGGTTGCGGATGTGGAATTTTGGGTCTTTTGTTGAAGCGAGATTTTAGCGGAATGCAGCTTAGTTTGCTTGATGTGCAAGAGATAAATTTAGACATTTCGCGTAAAAATGCCGCAGAAAATTTTCTTGAGATTAAAACTATAATGGCTGATTTTAACACATTTAAAGACGGCAATAAATTTGAGCTTATCGTTTCAAATCCTCCGTTTTATCACGAGGGCGTCAAACAAAGTCAAAACAAACACACTGCAATTAGCCGTTATGCGTCGTTTTTGGGTCTTAGGGAATTTTTATATAGTGCAAATCAAAATTTAAAGTCAAATGCAGAGTTGATATTTTGCTATGATGCTATTTGCCTTAACGAAATTTTCACACTTTTGGATGAATTTAAGATAAAACCTATTTGCGTCAAATTTGTTCATTCAAAAGAGCAAAGTTGTGCGAATTTAGTTTTGATCAGAGCCAAAAAAGGCTCTCGTTCAAAGTGTAAAATTTTACCGCCTATTATATTAATGAAAGATGGTAGTTACTCAAAAGAGGCAAATGAAATTTTTAAAAAAGCGGATACAAAAAGTAAGGGTTATGAATGA